A single window of Eucalyptus grandis isolate ANBG69807.140 chromosome 1, ASM1654582v1, whole genome shotgun sequence DNA harbors:
- the LOC104457117 gene encoding F-box protein At5g67140, producing MRREEEEEVEEQEAEIDRLPVDVLAHVFFMIPSFADLARASGVCRKWKRAVKLSLGRRERLSFAGLKMDDDSTSRVVRRAYALRELDISKICWGCHITDEGLSRISMMKCAGKLTSISLLGMTGVTDQGVAKLIARATALQHLNIGSTFITDESLYAIANSCPHLKSISLWSCRHVTQNGLLFLVNRCRKLESINVRGTRVPLDCFVNLLTINPGLQMK from the exons atgaggagggaggaggaggaggaggtggaggagcaGGAAGCGGAGATCGACCGCCTGCCCGTCGACGTGCTGGCGCATGTCTTCTTCATGATCCCGTCCTTCGCGGATTTGGCGAG GGCGAGCGGGGTGTGCAGGAAATGGAAGCGCGCGGTGAAGCTGTCGCTGGGGCGGAGGGAGAGGCTCAGCTTCGCGGGGCTGAAGATGGACGACGATTCCACCTCCCGCGTCGTTCGCCGCGCATACGCCCTCCGTGAACTCGACAT TTCAAAGATTTGTTGGGGCTGCCATATTACCGATGAAGGGCTGTCCagaatttcaatgatgaaaTGCGCGGGGAAGCTTACGTCCATCTCTCTGTTGGGGATGACAGGGGTCACCGACCAAGGTGTTGCTAAGCTG ATTGCAAGAGCTACTGCTTTGCAACATCTGAATATCGGCAGCACATTCATCACCGATGAATCATTATATGCGATTGCCAATAGCTGTCCACATCTGAAG agcATTTCCCTATGGAGCTGCCGTCATGTGACTCAGAACGGGCTTCTTTTCCTTGTAAATAGATGTCGCAAACTCGAATCAATCAATGTCCGGGGAACAAGAGTTCCTTTAGATTGTTTCGTCAATCTGCTCACCATAAATCCAGGTCTTCAgatgaaataa
- the LOC104457116 gene encoding DNA polymerase alpha catalytic subunit yields the protein MEDAQQRVAGQRRSRGTASTARVEVLRRLKALRAGVGAGRRADSSAAAAQIKIEDPIYDVVEEDEYDKIVAKRREEVRGFIVDDGGLPGYLDDGEEEDWTRAGPNCSSDEESEGEKVKKKKAEKKDPVVRKPAPSSLSAAAALMGKQKLSSMFTSSVFKKIGSRDDKAKTLSCDTIVDDIIAEFAPDEADRERRRMGHPNGRGPVSVGSVKVERETGDCIGFSDKPDLGNGGVGHDLELVSGDISDSILEDELMKESKEGIASTFREQSVQLDESDIKERLVEVEEDSMPRLADVKSESETKKEFHTLNAKITVEKNPRPSATADWKAMRSEGLENNGSVAGSIKNGAIGEEKVEVELDLDGKLPFYMFDAHEEIYGANAGNLYLFGKVKAGGIYNSCCVVIKEMYRCVYAVPTVFDSYEAMKLEKDVEESRISQRDFHAKLLDLAPGLKNEVVKQLVDLNVSTFSMTMVKRRYAFERSDIPLGENYVLKINYPFKDPPLPADLKGETFATLLGTHCSALELFLVKRKIKGPSWLSVSHFSSSPAAQRVSWCKFEFTVNSPKGIGMPLSSKYMIEIPPMVVTAINLKTIMNEKQNAHEIVSASIICCQKAKIDTPMLASEWKRPDMLRYFTVLRKPDGGIFPMGFTKEADEKNSKAGAKIIGYESSERALLNCLMTELHKLDSDVLVGHNISGFDLDVLLHRAQACRVPSIMWSKIGRLKRSVMPKLTKGSTLFGSGASPGIMLCIAGRLLCDTYLCSRDLLKEISYSLTQLAKTQLNKDRKEIAPNDVPRMFQSSESLMQLVECGETDAWLSLELMFHLSVLPLTRQLTNISGNLWGKTLQGARAQRVEYLLLHAFHAKKYIVPDKNSFRSKETRLVKRKSNHGVEDQNVDGVDTEEPQNDEHVKGKKGPGYSGGLVLEPKKGLYDKYILLLDFNSLYPSIIQEYNICFTTVERPTDGSIPHLPSSKTTGVLPELLKNLVERRKLVKQWMKKATGLKVQQFDIQQQALKLTANSMYGCLGFSNSRFYAKPLAELITLQGREILQSTVDLVQNNLNLEVIYGDTDSIMIYSGLDDISKAKATAGKVIQEVNKKYRCLEIDLDGLYKRMLLLKKKKYAAVKVQFKDGTPYEVIERKGLDMVRRDWSLLSKELGDFCLSQILSGGSCEDVIESIHNSLIKVQEDMRSGQVALEKYVITKTLTKPPEAYPDAKNQPHVQVALRLKQSGYSTGCSVGDTIPYIICCEQAVELNSSTGIAQRARHPDELKKDDGKWMIDIDYYLSQQIHPVVSRLCAPIQGTSPGRLADCLGLDSSKFQSKFSEATTNDTAGPLLSAINDEERYRDCKPLILSCPSCSSTFDCPAIFTSICTSINERTTPDQVEQSSINFWCTLSCAKCPAGEASRLTSAMIANQVKRQADGFISQYYKGLMMCDDETCKHSTCSLSLRVIGDSERGTVCPEYPRCNGRLIRKYPEADLYRQLSYFCHVLDTVYCIEKVDSRMKAQVEKELVRVRPLVDLAASTIQRIRDRCAYGWVQMKDLFIV from the exons atggaagacgCACAGCAGAGAGTCGCCGGCCAGCGCCGGAGCCGCGGAACCGCCTCGACGGCGCGCGTGGAGGTGCTCCGGCGCCTCAAGGCCCTCCGCGCCGGCGTCGGCGCCGGCCGGCGGGCCgattcctccgccgccgccgcgcagATCAAGATCGAGGACCCGATCTACGACGTGGTCGAGGAGGACGAGTACGATAAGATCGTGGCCAAGCGCCGCGAGGAGGTCCGGGGGTTCATCGTCGACGACGGCGGGCTCCCCGGCTACCTCGAcgacggcgaggaggaggactGGACCAGGGCCGGCCCCAATTGCTCGTCCGACGAAGAATCGGAAG GAGAGaaggtgaagaaaaagaaggcggAGAAGAAGGATccggtggtgaggaaacccgcACCGTCTTCGCTGTCCGCAGCGGCAGCGTTGATGGGGAAGCAGAAGCTGTCTTCGATGTTTACGTCTTCGGTTTTCAAGAAGATCGGCAGTAGAGATGATAAGGCGAAGACACTGTCTTGCGATACCATCGTGGATGATATAATCGCGGAATTCGCCCCGGATGAAGCCGATAGAGAGCGTCGCAGGATGGGGCATCCAAATGGGAGGGGTCCGGTATCAGTAGGCAGTGTGAAAGTGGAAAGGGAGACCGGGGATTGCATTGGTTTCTCAGACAAGCCTGATCTGGGGAATGGGGGAGTTGGCCATGATCTTGAGCTGGTTTCAGGGGACATATCGGATTCAATTCTAGAGGATGAGTTGATGAAGGAATCAAAAGAGGGAATTGCATCGACATTCCGAGAACAATCCGTGCAGTTGGATGAGTCTGATATAAAGGAAAGACTAGTTGAGGTTGAGGAGGATAGCATGCCAAGGCTTGCTGATGTCAAATCAGAATCAGAGACGAAGAAGGAGTTTCACACTCTGAATGCAAAGATCACAGTGGAGAAGAATCCAAGACCGAGTGCGACTGCAGATTGGAAAGCGATGAGAAGTGAAGGATTAGAAAACAATGGCAGTGTTGCTGGCTCAATTAAAAATGGTGCAATCGGTGAGGAAAAAGTGGAAGTTGAGCTGGACTTGGATGGGAAACTGCCCTTTTACATGTTCGATGCACATGAGGAGATTTACGGTGCTAACGCTGGAAACCTCTATTTGTTTGGGAAG GTGAAAGCAGGGGGAATATACAATAGTTGCTGTGTTGTCATAAAGGAGATGTACAGATGTGTATATGCAGTTCCAACTGTTTTTGACAGTTATGAAGCAATGAAGCTTGAGAAAGATGTTGAGGAGTCTCGGATTTCTCAAAGAGATTTCCATGCAAAGTTGCTT GATCTGGCTCCAGGACTGAAGAATGAAGTGGTAAAGCAATTGGTAGATCTCAATGTCTCTACTTTTAGCATGACAATGGTTAAG AGGAGATATGCATTCGAACGATCTGATATACCTCTTGGGGAGAATTATGTCCTCAAGATCAATTACCCATTCAAG GACCCACCTTTGCCAGCAGATCTCAAAGGGGAAACTTTTGCCACTTTGCTTGGAACTCACTGCAG TGCTTTGGAGCTTTTTCTAGTTAAGAGGAAGATAAAAGGACCTTCATGGTTGTCtgtatctcatttttcttcttctccagctgCTCAGCGG GTGAGCTGGTGCAAATTTGAGTTTACTGTTAACTCTCCCAAAGGCATAGGCATGCCATTGTCTTCAAAATATATGATAGAGATTCCACCCATGGTGGTTACAGCAATCAACTTGAAAACAATTATGAATGAGAAGCAGAATGCTCATGAAATTGTCTCAGCATCTATCATCTGCTGTCAGAAGGCCAAG ATTGATACTCCCATGTTGGCCTCAGAGTGGAAAAGACCTGATATGCTGAGATATTTTACTGTTTTGCGTAAGCCTGATGGTGGCATATTTCCAATGGGATTCACCAAGGAGGCTGATGAGAAGAACTCAAAGGCAGGAGCAAAGATAATAGGCTACGAAAGCAG TGAAAGAGCTCTTTTAAACTGTCTGATGACTGAATTACACAAGCTGGATAGTGATGTTCTTGTTGGACATAACATTTCTGGATTTGACCTGGATGTGCTTCTCCATAGAGCCCAG GCATGCAGAGTTCCCAGCATTATGTGGTCCAAAATTGGTCGTCTGAAGCGCTCAGTAATGCCTAAGCTTACAAAAGGAAGCACATTATTTGGATCTGGAGCAAGTCCGGGGATCATGTTATGTATTGCTGGTCGGCTTCTATGTGACACGTATTTGTGTTCTCGGGACCTACTGAAAGAG ATCAGTTATTCCTTGACACAACTTGCAAAGACTCAGCTCAACAAAGATCGTAAGGAGATTGCACCTAATGACGTCCCAAGAATGTTCCAAAGTTCAGAGTCTCTCATGCAACTT GTTGAGTGTGGTGAAACGGATGCATGGTTGTCATTGGAACTCATGTTTCATTTGAGCGTTCTTCCTCTCACACGCCAACTAACCAACATAAGCGGAAACCTCTGGGGGAAGACTCTGCAA GGTGCCAGGGCTCAGAGAGTAGAATATTTACTGTTGCATGCATTTCATGCAAAGAAATATATTGTTCCCGACAAAAATTCATTTCGTTCAAAGGAAACAAGATTAGTGAAACGGAAAAGCAATCATGGCGTTGAAGACCAAAATGTGGATGGAGTAGATACTGAAGAACCTCAGAATGATGAGCATGTGAAGGGTAAAAAAGGTCCTGGATACTCTGGTGGGCTAGTCTTGGAGCCAAAGAAAGGTCTATATGACAAGTACATATTGCTTCTGGACTTCAATAGTCTTTACCCTTCTATCATTCAG GAGTATAATATTTGTTTTACCACGGTAGAAAGACCAACTGATGGATCTATACCCCATTTGCCATCCAGTAAAACAACAGGAGTTTTACCCGAG TTGCTTAAAAATTTGGTTGAAAGGAGGAAGTTGGTAAAGCAATGGATGAAAAAAGCCACTGGTCTCAAGGTCCAGCAGTTTGACATTCAACAGCAAGCACTCAAGTTAACAGCCAACAG CATGTATGGATGTCTTGGATTTTCTAATTCGAGATTTTATGCAAAGCCTCTTGCAGAACTTATAACGCTACAG GGAAGGGAGATTCTGCAAAGTACCGTCGATCTTGTCCAGAATAATCTGAACTTAGAG GTAATTTATGGTGATACAGATTCAATAATGATATACAGTGGACTCGATGATATCAGCAAAGCAAAAGCAACTGCAGGGAAAGTCATACAAGAG GTTAACAAAAAATATAGGTGCTTAGAAATAGACCTTGATGGTTTGTACAAGAGAATGTTGCttctcaagaaaaagaaatatgcagCTGTCAAAGTGCAATTCAAAGATGGAACTCCATATGAG GTCATTGAAAGGAAGGGGCTTGATATGGTTCGCAGAGACTGGAGCTTATTATCAAAGGAATTAGGAGATTTCTGCTTGAGTCAAATTCTGTCAGGAGG GTCATGTGAGGATGTCATCGAATCAATACATAACTCCCTCATCAAG GTGCAGGAGGATATGAGAAGTGGTCAAGTAGCACTTGAGAAGTATGTCATTACAAAGACACTGACTAAACCTCCTGAAGCCTACCCAGATGCCAAGAACCAACCACATGTTCAG GTTGCATTGAGACTGAAGCAAAGTGGGTATTCTACTGGCTGCTCTGTGGGGGATACTATTCCTTACATAATTTGCTGTGAACAG GCTGTCGAATTGAATAGCTCAACAGGGATAGCTCAGCGTGCGAGACATCCTGACGAACTGAAAAAAGACGATGGAAAATGGATGATTGATATTGATTACTACTTGTCGCAGCAG ATACATCCGGTGGTGTCCCGTCTATGTGCTCCAATTCAGGGTACGAGTCCCGGGCGTTTAGCTGATTGTCTAGGTCTGGACTCCTCTAAG TTCCAAAGCAAATTTAGTGAAGCCACAACCAATGATACTGCTGGTCCCCTCTTGTCAGCCATAAATGATGAAGAAAG ATATCGGGACTGTAAGCCTTTGATCTTGTCATGCCCCAGCTGCTCTAGTACATTTGATTGCCCAGCCATCTTTACTTCCATTTGTACATCCATTAATGAACGTACAACCCCTGATCAAGTGGAGCAATCTTCTATTAATTTTTGGTGCACATTGAGTTGTGCTAAATGTCCGGCAGGAGAAGCCAGTAGATTGACTTCTGCAATGATAGCTAATCAG GTTAAAAGACAAGCTGATGGTTTCATTTCCCAGTATTACAAGGGCTTGATGATG TGTGATGATGAAACTTGCAAGCACTCAACATGCAGCCTGAGCTTACGAGTAATAGGAGACAGCGAGAGAGGAACCGTTTGTCCAGAATATCCTCGCTGCAATGGGCGTCTGATACGAAAG TATCCGGAGGCAGATTTGTACAGGCAGCTTTCGTATTTCTGCCATGTATTGGATACAGTATACTGCATTGAGAAG GTCGACTCTCGCATGAAAGCCCAAGTAGAGAAGGAGCTGGTCAGAGTTAGGCCTTTGGTCGATTTGGCAGCATCAACTATTCAAAGGATTCGAGACCGGTGTGCCTATGGTTGGGTGCAAATGAAGGATCTATTCATTGTATAA